One segment of Salvelinus alpinus chromosome 1, SLU_Salpinus.1, whole genome shotgun sequence DNA contains the following:
- the LOC139539437 gene encoding E3 ubiquitin-protein ligase RNF170-like isoform X1: MDENNECGEVDYLLQAEDSLIEGVSNPVLLVVVLSVTFLCGLVTLLCRNEQYNIHPENQEHVRAVRQQLQSESQEAEPAEPRQQFYTDMSCPVCLQQAVLPVETNCGHLFCGSCIIAYWRYGTWFGAINCPICRQMVTLLFPLFHEEVSPQQVQDGTVEPLFILRDLSDYNRRFSGQPRSLMDRLRDVPTLLRHLFREMFSVGGLFWMFRIRVLLCLIGALTYLISPLDFIPEALFGLLGFLDDFFIILLLFIYISIMYREVVTQRLAV; encoded by the exons ATGGATGAAAACAATGAATGTGGCGAGGTGGACTATTTGCTGCAAGCTGAAGACTCACTCATAGAGGGAGTCAGCAACCCAGTCCTGTTGGTTGTCGTtctcagtgtcacgttcctgtgTGGACTGGTAACTCTGCT CTGCAGAAATGAGCAGTATAACATCCACCCAGAGAACCAGGAGCATGTTCGTGCTGTCCGGCAACAGCTACAGTCCGAATCGCAG GAAGCTGAACCAGCCGAACCCAGGCAACAGTTCTATACAGACATGTCCTGTCCGGTGTGTCTACAGCAGGCCGTGCTGCCTGTGGAAACTAACTGCGGCCACCTCTTCTGTG GTTCTTGTATAATTGCGTATTGGAGATATGGGACGTGGTTCGGTGCAATCAATTGTCCCATCTGCAGACAAATG GTGACCCTGTTGTTCCCACTCTTCCACGAGGAAGTATCCCCTCAGCAGGTACAGGATGGAACGGTTGAACCTCTCTTCATCCTCCGGGATCTCAGCGACTACAACCGCCGGTTCTCCGGACAACCCAGATCT CTGATGGACCGGCTGCGTGACGTTCCCACGTTGCTGCGCCACCTCTTCAGGGAGATGTTCTCCGTCGGGGGCCTGTTCTGGATGTTTCGGATCCGTGTCCTGCTGTGTCTGATCGGGGCTTTGACCTACCTGATCTCCCCACTGGACTTCATCCCTGAGGCTCTGTTCGGTCTGCTAGGCTTCCTGGACGACTTCTTCATCATCCTGCTTCTGTTCATCTATATCTCTATCATGTATAGAGAGGTGGTGACCCAGAGACTGGCAgtgtga
- the LOC139539437 gene encoding E3 ubiquitin-protein ligase RNF170-like isoform X2 has protein sequence MDENNECGEVDYLLQAEDSLIEGVSNPVLLVVVLSVTFLCGLVTLLCRNEQYNIHPENQEHVRAVRQQLQSESQEAEPAEPRQQFYTDMSCPVCLQQAVLPVETNCGHLFCGSCIIAYWRYGTWFGAINCPICRQMVTLLFPLFHEEVSPQQVQDGTVEPLFILRDLSDYNRRFSGQPRSLMDRLRDVPTLLRHLFREMFSVGGLFWMFRIRVLLCLIGALTYLISPLDFIPEALFGLLGFLDDFFIILLLFIYISIMYREVVTQRLAV, from the exons ATGGATGAAAACAATGAATGTGGCGAGGTGGACTATTTGCTGCAAGCTGAAGACTCACTCATAGAGGGAGTCAGCAACCCAGTCCTGTTGGTTGTCGTtctcagtgtcacgttcctgtgTGGACTGGTAACTCTGCT CTGCAGAAATGAGCAGTATAACATCCACCCAGAGAACCAGGAGCATGTTCGTGCTGTCCGGCAACAGCTACAGTCCGAATCGCAG GAAGCTGAACCAGCCGAACCCAGGCAACAGTTCTATACAGACATGTCCTGTCCGGTGTGTCTACAGCAGGCCGTGCTGCCTGTGGAAACTAACTGCGGCCACCTCTTCTGTG GTTCTTGTATAATTGCGTATTGGAGATATGGGACGTGGTTCGGTGCAATCAATTGTCCCATCTGCAGACAAATG GTGACCCTGTTGTTCCCACTCTTCCACGAGGAAGTATCCCCTCAGCAGGTACAGGATGGAACGGTTGAACCTCTCTTCATCCTCCGGGATCTCAGCGACTACAACCGCCGGTTCTCCGGACAACCCAGATCT CTGATGGACCGGCTGCGTGACGTTCCCACGTTGCTGCGCCACCTCTTCAGGGAGATGTTCTCCGTCGGGGGCCTGTTCTGGATGTTTCGGATCCGTGTCCTGCTGTGTCTGATCGGGGCTTTGACCTACCTGATCTCCCCACTGGACTTCATCCCTGAGGCTCTGTTCGGTCTGCTAGGCTTCCTGGACGACTTCTTCATCATCCTGCTTCTGTTCATCTATATCTCTATCATGTATAGAGAG GTGGTGACCCAGAGACTGGCAGTGTGA